cccccTGCCAGAAGCGGCGGCTGTACCCGCGGATGAAGCCCACCTTGCGCGACGTGAACTCGAAGCCCGGCCTCCACACCAGCGAGCCGTACCCGAAGATCCACACCGGCGCCGCCAGCTCCGCGCCCTCCGCCTGCCCCGagggcgaggaggaggaggaggaggaggaggagaggagcgGGCGtggcggcggctccgggcgcTCCTCGGGGCGCTGCGGGTCGCGCTTCATGTCGGGGCTGCGGCTGCGGGCGGTGGGGTGGCTCGGCCGCCGCGGCGCTTTAAAGGCGGCCCgggccgcccgccccgccccgccccgcccgggtGATGCAACGAGGGCGGGAGGTTTCGCGGCGCCGCGCGTGGGGCAAAGCGGGGCGCGGGTTGCGTCAGGCGGGGTGCCCGGCCCGGGGTCGGCCTGTCCGGCAGCGCTGCGTGCGAGATTCCCGCCTGGGGATGCCAGGGGATCGGCCGCTGCCAGAACCCAGAGGCCGTCGGAGCAGAGCGCGCCGTGCCCAAAAGGGAGAAGCTGGGCTTGAATGAGCGGGCCGGCCTTCCTCAGGAGCCTGCCCCACACTCCCGGCCTTGGCTTTACCAGAGCCTGAGGTGCTGCGTTGAAAACCATGGAAACTGCTGCACAGCCAAGCAGTTAATGTTTAACAGGGTGGCGCGACAGCACCTGACGTCCGCAGGGCCAAGGTGTAAGGCACATAGGCAAAACAGAATAATAACATCCACGCTAATGCCAGGACGTGGTGCTGAATCCAGCTACCTGAGTGCATTTTCCCTAGTACTATATCCAGGCTGGAGTGTCAGCTTGTAATACATAACATTTGTTACGTGGAGGGGTGCAAGTGTTGTCTGTGTGTGGGATGGACACGCAGCTGTCAACCAGCTAGCTCTAGGCAGGTTGTGACAACTAAAGAAGTCCCCTTTTACATTACAAAGTAACTCCTTTTGATGAGAGAGGAGTAGAAAGAATAAGAAGCAAAATCACCAGAGTCTTTCTCATTATTGTTCTTGTCCTTTGCACTTAATCAATCTGAACGGTCTATTTACAGCCTTTTATTTAGTTTCCTGTTGGTCCCGATCCAACTGGCACCCACCTTTCCATTCCACTTAACAGGGCGTTGCAGCTACAACACCCACGGTCTGTGGTGGGTGCTCCCTGTACTGTGGTGTGGTCACCACAGGTGACGAGAGTCTGCACGGCTCTCAcatctgccctgctgctccgTGCCGCACACAGCACGTCCTTTTCTCCTGCCCTGCACGACTGACTGTCTGACTTGTCACTGTGGATGACCCTTCACAAGGTCAGCCTCGTTACGGAGCCCAAAGCTCCTTCATTTTCCTCTCCACTTGCGCTTTTCCCAGTCACCTTCTCTGTCTTACTCAGGCTCAAAGGTATGGGGCTGGCATGGCATGCTCCCAGCCCTTCACACCACACCCCCATGCTGGCACAGGCTTGCAGCCTCTTAATCCTTTCCTGATGGTCCCTTTCCATAGGCAGAAGGTGAATCTGTCACCTGTCTGTACAGCTGCTCTATTCAGAGTCCTTAGACCAGAAAACGCTCCAGAAACTGTTCTTATCAGCTGTCTGTATCAACGCTCCACTAggcaaaacaagaaattaatctctagttttatattttttcagtcCTGTGGTTCCTGTCCCCTAACATACACGACTCCTGCCTTAGCAGGAGTTTGTCAGTGCTAAAATGAATGTGGCCTTTCAATCAAATGAAACCAGTGTCCTCTGGGAATTATACCAGTCTTCTGTGTCCCATTGTATATGTAGGGCGAGTGTATATCTTTCATATTTagttatttactttttttttcctgctaaaaTCAAGGatatttgaggaaagccccaATATGTAGTTAATAAAAGCATTAAAGCACTTGTCTGTAGGTGCATCCTCATTATTAAGAGCAGAAAAAGAGACAAATCAGTCTAAAAGATAAGATGAAGAAGGTCTTGCTAGGTTCTGGTCTTAGTGAcaccagtaaaaaaaaaagtctgaccTCTTTCTTCAGCTTTTCCCAGGATGTGAATTTTATCCATTTTCTTGGTTtgctcagtctggagaagaggagactgaggggagacctcattgtgatcttcaacatcctcatgaggggaagcaAAGGGGCAAGTGTCAATCTCTTCACTTTCGTGACCAGGGACAGGACGCGAGGAAAAATCatgaagctgagccaggggagattttggttggatatcaggaaaaaaattttcatcCAAAAGTGGCTGAGCAATGAGACAGGCTTCCcaaggaagtggtcacagcaccaggcCTGTCTGggttcaagaagtgtttgaaTAACACTCTAAGGCACagggtgtgattcttggggtcagggccaggagttggactcgatgatcctgataggtcccttccaattcagcatcttctgtgattctgtggtctGAGAAATGCACTGAATTATGTGTGTGTGACAAACGAAGCTCTAGGTATCTTATCTGCTGGTACTAAGCTAAGGAAAATTGGACCgagaatttcaaaattatatcaCTGGGAAGTAACTGCATGCTTGCTGGTTACGGAGAAAAATTGCTCCTTTCCTTTGCAGAGCTGTCTTATTTGTGTGTCTGCCTTTGCTAAAAGGCTCTGCTGCATGGCTAAGCCAGATTTGCAATGGAGAGCCAATGTGTACAGCAAAAGCCTCAGGAGACCAGATCAAATCCCACACCAGTTAAACACTACAGGTCTCTACTGCCTGCAGTGCTGTAGAACCAGATCAATGAGGTATGAGGTTAGAAACTCCTTTTGAAGTCCCTGATTTTCTTGTGTAAATTGAGATATTGCTCCATCATTAGGAGAACAGCCTGAGGGAAGACTCTAACTGAAGTTGTAGCACATACAGCAAGAGGTTaagaattttttgttgttgtttcaaGATTTCTTTCATTCATTTCTTATCTTGTCTGTACCGTCACTGTACTTTGGTTAAATAAACTAAGGGCATGAGGATCACCGGGGCAAATGCCTGAGCAGAAAAGGAGTCTTGCAGGCAGCGTAGGTGCAGCTATGTAAGTGAAGCAGGTGGGTATAAAAGAGATGGTTGGAGCTTGTGTTCAGAAGGCCAGGGGAGCAGCCTGTCAAACTGAGCCACAGGAATGTTCAAACAGGTGTGAAAGAAGATGTGAAACAGCAGTGGAGTTAACTGTTAGGGAATATGATGTAGATTTTGTAGTACAACaaaaggagatggaaaaaaagCCATAGAATTTCAGCAGTTTAAAAGTGCctaagggaaaaagaaattgaatatAATGGTCATACTCTGTTAatatgataatttaaaaaaacccttaacaGCAGTAAGAATGTTTGCTCTGCCCTGGAACCTTTGGGGAAAAGGCAATCATAGCTTTATTTGTTACTCCTGAAACAAGTTTTTCCATGtttcaggaaaaggaggagctAGTTTCTCTTTAGCAGTATGTGCTGTGCTTCCCCAGCTCAAGCATTCCCATGTTAGTGTGGGGTgaccagcagtgccagggctgcctgttTTTCAGGATACTGGTGAATCACCTTAGAGCCAGAGGAACCAGCAACAGTGCTGGCATGACACATAGCAGTGGCTTGTGTGTCAGGCTCTTATTTACTTCAGTAAACTGAGGGCACATACTGGGTCTTACCAAAAGTTGATCTGTTCAGAAAATATTAGCTGAGGATAGGAGGATTGTCAGATCATTTCCAGATACCACACATCTTCCAAAAGCTTGGCACTGCTTTCCTCTCTACAATGAGCAGACAGGAGAATATAAAATCTAATTGTCCTCCTTTCCTGAAGGCTTCAGTATAGATTAAAGCTACTGGAATTGGAGATGAAGTTCAAACAATGCCACAGACTTTATAAAGAAATGTAAATCAGTGCTATTCACCTGATATTCACAAAGCCACATCCACGTGCATCACCAGGAATCTTACTCACTTCTATTTGAGGAATCCAATTCTTATGGCATTCACAAATCCCCTCCACATGTGAACACTTACCACAGAAACATGCAGTCAGCCTTGTTTCAAACACGGAAATGCAGAAGCCACATTGTCAAAGCTTCTGTATTAAAACTAGGGGATCAGGAAAGGCGTATAGAACAGTAGGAAATAGGTGTATTTGAATTTGTTTGCTGCATTCAAAGGGAACACACTTCCATTGTTAAATGCATTAACTCGTGGGGTTAAATACAGTCTTGAACAAAGAGAACTAAAAATGGCAAAGGACATACCAGTATGTTAGAGAGAACAACTgtaaaacacagaggaaaaagtaCTGTAAGGACAGCAGACTGAAAAACAAGTCCAGGACAAGGTGGTAGTTTGGTCAATTCTTCTGCAGGACAGAACTTCAACGGATGCTGACCTACTCCACATTTAGTGTGTTTACCCCATCATTGCTACAGCTCTGACTGTTGCCAGCTGTCTTGGGAGATTTTGCAGTGTCCCCAGTTCACAGATGAGAATGACAAACTTGATGGAGACATTACAAACTTGATTTGTATTTGAATTAGTtatatgaggggaaaaaatcaatcAATATATCTAATAAGTCTTTTAACATGCCATCAATACCTTACCAATGGCTTGGTAGTTGGCTGAGGGGTCACACCAGAGTGTACACGAGAGTGATCTGCTGCACAATGGGTTTTGCTGAGTTCCCCCACCCTGTTCTCATTTGAAGCTAGTGGGCAGTTTTGACtcccctggcaggagctggacttgattGCTGTGGTcatcctgtccctgtctcaTATTCCATGTTGCTAACAAAGTCCCTCCCAGCACTAGTACATAAAAAACTTCTCTATAAAGAATCAGAACTACAatttcagatttgtttttttaCTGGGTAAAGGTAGATATAGTGAGCAGAGACTGAAGAAACTGTGTAGAGTTATAGCAGCTTAGGGAATTTTGTCTTTCCTCCCTTCAGGGTAGGAAAGAAGCTCAAATGCTTCATACTAGCTTAGTTTGAGAGATTAACAAATTGGACATTGAACTTAAAATCAGAGTACAGACTTGTGGAAACTCCTTTTGCTTGAGCCCACAGCATCCCAAACCTAGGCGCTCATCTGAGTGCCATGCTTAGAGTCATGAACTAGATTGGCTCATCTTTTGGTACAGTATAActctctgctctttcctcccaTGGCCTCAATCTGCTGCCCAAACACTAGAGGGGCATTTTGAGGAGTCATGTGGATGTCCACATTGTCAGCTTTAATGTGAGACAGGGATGGAGGAGGCATAGGCTCACAAGGCCAGGGTTGGGAACTTCAGCCCTAGCTGTAACAGTCAGCATCTTAGCTGGGCTGATGTAATCTCATTTCGTTTCGCGTCAGGAAGCGATTTTGTTCCAGTTCtaatataaaaagaagaaaagtgggTTTACAGCTAAAATTTTAAACTGCTCTCTGGAAAAACCTGAAGGAACTGGTTGATACAAGCAAGTAGACTGAAGAGTCCAAAGACAGAAAtatggcagaacagcagaaattTTAATTCAAAGGTAGAAAGCAAATCTATGAGTTGCATCCTAAGTAGGGAAGGATAACTGTTTAGGGAAGTAACCAGCTGATTTCAATAACAGTTTAAGAAATAATAGGGAATTCATACAGGAGGGAAAGGAATAATGCAACAGAAAAACTTCTGTTTTGGCACTTAGCTATGTAATGAAGTAAGAACTGCAGAAGTTTGGGCCACTTTACACATTTGCAAAGAGTTTAAAACCCAGTAAGAAGCTTTCTAGTCAAATTAAAAGAGGATTAAGATAAAAGTGAGATTACTGGCAGGGATATGACTTTGGTCAACACCAAAGATACCTTCAATGCAAACCAATAAAAGACAGGATGGTGATTGCTGtgagtgctttaaaaaaattaccacATCTGAGGGAAAAGCACTATCCTTAGAACTCCTGGTGCTTGTGTCAAGGGAGGTGAAAAAAGAGACAAACCAAAAGTTTATTAGCAAAGAATGCAAATATGTAATGGGGCAGGTACCACAACTGGAAAATAGTAAGTGGTTCCTGTATTTGAGACATGGAAATAAATCACAATTGAGGAAACTAAAGCCCTGTTATTGAGACTGAAATCACGCAAAGGGATATGAGCATTAACTGGACATGAGTGGCTTAGCTTGAAGATTAAGAATAATATTCTaacctgcagagcagcaagtTTTAAAATCTGCATGCCTCGCTCCTCCATATGAAGAGCcaataacagaaaaataagttCTTTAGGTAGATTTAACTGCAACAGAGATTATGTGATGTCATTACCTCTATTACCTGCTGCCTTTCCATCCAGGGCTCTTGTTTGATGAGCAGAAAGTTTTCACTTCAGGAGTATCACACTAAGTAGCTGGAGTATAGCCAAGCACCAAAATTTCCCCAGATTTGTAGTGTCAGAGAGTCTTCATCAGTTTGCAGTGATGAGGTTTTGTCCTGATGCCCTTGCAGCTGTTCTTACCCAGATTGTCCCAGTGTCTTCGCAACAAGCATTGCTTCTCTTCTACTATGGATTCATTTTCTACAACACAGCTAGCTAGAGTATGACCACAAAGCCCTAAACAAGCACAAACTGAGAGTTCTGAAGTATCTCACTGATATATTTATGACAAAACAAGGGCTGCAGAACAAATGCAAACCCTGAAACACCACCTCATCCCTTGACTACTGAGAAACTCCAGATAAAGCAACATTACAGTTATCATCTGGAGTTTTGAAGGGTAGAAGGAAGTTGAAATTCATGTTCTACTTAGCAATAGAGAAGTGAGCTGTAAAGTCAGCCACCAAGCTTTAAGAAAGAGCCACAAGTAGCCAGCATGCTTTTCAAAGAGAGGAAGCAACAAGCTGCCAAGCATAATAAAGGCACAAGAGATTTCTCCTTGGGAAGAAAGCCCATAAAACACAGTTAAAGAGATGAGAGAGAGGCCTATGAAGAGAGAGTAAGGGCAAAGTCTGCAACAAGTCTAAACAGCACAAAGAGGAACAGTCCTCCCTCTACCAGGCATCTGGTCACAGTGACATAGCCCACTGTAAGGAGCAAGGCAGcctcccagcagccctgcccctCTTTGTAATGGCCAGAGGGATGGATTTGCATCTCGAATAATCACTAATAGTCTTCAtctgaaagaggaagaaaacccACCTGATACCCACTCATACAAGTCCTTATCAAGGCAAAAAGGAGGGTAGGAACAGTGCTTTTGACTCTTGATTGCTCCAGGGCAGAAAGATGTGTGTGTTGACTTTACAATCAAAGCAATAACCCAGCCACTCAATGTGTGGGACTTATGAATCAGAGTGGAGAAAGAGTGATAAGTAGCTATCTCAATAAGAACTTCCTCCTTCACTACATCCCTTCTCTTTTACAGTTTTTAATGTGTCAAtatgattaaattattttgtatttcactCATTGAATATTTGAGCTGCAAGGAAATAACCTACCTAATGTGATGCTTAATGCAGAGGAAGACAGATGCTTTATGCTGTTGTACCAGTAAAtgagatttatttatttatagaaagAGTAAAAGTCTCATTGCTGTgaccaaaaaccccaaagagtCCTGAGATTGTGGCTCATAGGAAGCAGATTATTGTTAGTGACAagtactgaaatattttgctttaaacGTGGCCATGCTGGGCAGAATTTTGTGTTCTGATGCAAAGACTATTCCGTCTGAAGGAAATTTGCAGTCCTgctgaaaatatttgtctttctATTTCACTATCTCTGGCACATACATTGAAAACTGTTTGTGGTTTGAAAAATAGGTGCAAATGTGTTGTATGTGATCTAGCATGTTTGGTTTTGTGGCATTAACAGGACAGATTCTGTCTCAACAGTAGCTCCATTCCTTTTGTGATTTCCTAAGTCATGTCCATTTAGGTTTTGGGCACTTAGCTCTCAGCTgtctcaaaataaaaatttgctttctttgcaCTTTAATTTGGTAACCTAGGTCTGCAGTTTCCTTTTCTTAATCTTCCTGTGATTAGCCCAGCAGATTCAAAGACCTGTCCTTTGTAATTACAGGTGCTCTTCCCAAAGATGAGGAGCAGAACATGCCAGTGATCACCACCTTCCTTAAAGCCCAATGCTATTTATTTAGAACAAAATGCTATGGAAAAAAGCTACTTAATAAGCCAAGACATGACTCACACACCTGCTAAGTGTTGCCTGTCTTCCTTGTGGTGCCCTGGCAAATATGATAAGCAAGATCTGCCAGCTCTTTAATTCAGAGAGAGCATCTGTGTATCAGCTCATGCTGTCTCTGCTCCAGAAGACAAAAATGAGTGCCAGGATAACAGGCATGAGAACTTGTGTGAAGACATGCAGGTTCCACAGAAACACTTCTCATTCAGCCTGGAGCACAAATGCATAAGTAACATGTGCTGCCCAGCAGTCAGTCCTGGAGCATCCTGTGGGCCAGCACAATCCTTCCTATCCTGTGGGCCAGCAGTCAGttctggagcatctctgcaaGCTGGGTAGACTCGTGCCTGTAACCAGTCATGCTGCTCTCTGAAGTCAAGTGCCTACCACCTTCTTGCATGTGGGAACAGCAAAAACTTGTGTGGCTGGACAGCTGAGAATACTCAAAAGTAATCAGTGGCTGTTGGATTTTCTATATGGCCAGTGATGGGCATTGTCCTCCTATGCTCAACCGCATGCAAGATCAAAACAGGAAAAGTGTCTGCCTGGACAGAGCTGTCCTGGGTTGTCCTGGTGCATTCCATCTTCATAACCTTTGTGGCAGTTTACTGTAGAAGCATTTGAAAGCTTGGTGTTATCATTTCCATCATGGGGATATCATGACCCTCAAATGCTTTAAAACCATTGCAGATTATgaagataaaattatttcaacatTAAACCTCTTTCAGTTGAGTTTTTAGCAGATATGATGCTTCCAAACCCGCTGGAACGAGAGGTCAGAAAGTGCAGCTATAGCCCATGTGGAAACAAAAGTTTTCTAGTGAAATAAGATGAATCCTGTCTTGAAGAGAAGTCATGATTTTTGTGGTCTTGTTACCAGACAGGCAGTGGCTCTGGTCACAGCCTTGTTGAAATCTGGTTTGGCTTTACAAAAACCCCGGCAATATGTGTGCCTCACTGCtcttttttggggaggggtggTTTCCTTTCTGCCCCATATGGAACACTGGGGTCATGTAGCAGACAGGTTGTGCTGTCCTGCACTAAGATGGAAACAGAGGGCTTCTGAGCACATATCAAGTCATAGGCTGTGGTGGTAACAGAAGGTAGGTAAGAGGAACACCAGTGTCCAGGCTTCAGGCACTTGACTGCCGGGCCAAGACTGCTGTTGtagtggctgcaaagagagaaGCTGATCAACAGGGTGAGTCAGGCATTAGCATAAATTGAGGTGAATTCCCTGTGGCTGCACTGTGTGTAAGGGGGTGTGTCTGGGGGAAGCTGACTCCAGGCATGTATAAGACTGGGCTGATTCACCTGTGCTACCTGTGACACATGGCAGTGTCACTGCAGAGCCCTGGACTGCACGGCTCTAGCAGCCGGGCTTACAGTGACCGCTGGTGTTTCTGCCCCAGCTTTGTGTCACCTAGACATGCCTGTGCCTGCAGGCACTGGCTTCACTTCCCTCCTCCAGGCAGAAACCAGAAGTCCCTACCCAGAAGCTGTGTC
This window of the Anomalospiza imberbis isolate Cuckoo-Finch-1a 21T00152 chromosome 6, ASM3175350v1, whole genome shotgun sequence genome carries:
- the CHAC1 gene encoding glutathione-specific gamma-glutamylcyclotransferase 1, encoding MVFNAAPQALVKPRPGVWGRLLRKAGPLIQAQLLPFGHGALCSDGLWVLAAADPLASPGGNLARSAAGQADPGPGTPPDATRAPLCPTRGAAKPPALVASPGRGGAGRAARAAFKAPRRPSHPTARSRSPDMKRDPQRPEERPEPPPRPLLSSSSSSSSSPSGQAEGAELAAPVWIFGYGSLVWRPGFEFTSRKVGFIRGYSRRFWQGDTFHRGSEKTPGRVVTLLEDCGACTWGVAYEVRGEQIAASLEYLNMREAVLGGYDTKLVTFHPQEKDAEEPILALVYIATPQNPSYLGPASEEDIAAQIIVSSGCAGHNIEYLLRLADFMRYFCPQAEDKHLFSIEEALISILPCLYYTEESLEESASVPQKSKG